Proteins encoded together in one Rossellomorea sp. y25 window:
- the nhaC gene encoding Na+/H+ antiporter NhaC, whose protein sequence is MLNIQSVNKPTVKEASAVLLAILGMISVSIIVLESVPHIPIIFSLFFLMIYGLIRKVKFKEIEQGMIVGAQGGLGAILLFFFIGLLVSSWLLSGTIPTLMFYGFEFVTPNYFYAIAFLLTSLSGIVIGSSLTTAATIGVALIGIGEAMGLSMSITAGAIVSGAFFGDKMSPLSDTTNLASSIVKVDLFTHIRNMAWTTVPAFIITLIVFGFLSPETSDVNLSQLKSLQEGLSQTGLIHWYSLIPVLLLIVLIVFKTPALLTLAINIAVSIGISFLHGSLKLNELFQVLFAGYESKTGVESIDSLLTRGGVNSMMFTISLVILSLSLGGILFKLGIIPVLLDKVSTIIQSGRRTILSTALSAIGINLVVGEQYLSILLTGEAFQSQYKKLGLHPKNLSRTLEDAGTVINPLVPWSVCGIFLTDVLGVSTLEYLPFAIFCLISPVITILYGFTGWTIEKEQTEPKPIASN, encoded by the coding sequence ATGTTAAACATTCAAAGCGTAAACAAACCAACCGTTAAAGAAGCTTCAGCGGTATTACTCGCTATACTGGGGATGATTAGTGTCAGTATTATCGTACTCGAATCAGTCCCTCATATTCCGATCATTTTTTCACTCTTTTTTCTCATGATATATGGACTTATTCGAAAAGTTAAATTCAAAGAGATTGAACAAGGAATGATTGTTGGGGCACAAGGTGGCTTAGGGGCTATTTTACTCTTTTTCTTCATTGGTCTTCTTGTGAGCAGCTGGTTACTCAGTGGAACCATTCCTACCTTGATGTTCTATGGATTTGAATTTGTTACTCCCAACTATTTTTATGCGATTGCCTTTTTGCTTACTTCCTTAAGCGGCATCGTGATTGGAAGTTCATTGACGACGGCGGCAACCATAGGTGTAGCACTTATCGGAATTGGTGAAGCGATGGGATTATCCATGAGCATTACGGCAGGGGCGATTGTTTCAGGAGCCTTTTTTGGAGATAAGATGTCCCCATTATCAGACACAACGAATCTTGCTTCTTCTATTGTAAAGGTAGATTTATTTACCCATATTCGCAATATGGCTTGGACAACCGTTCCTGCTTTTATCATTACGCTCATCGTATTCGGATTCTTATCACCGGAAACAAGTGATGTCAACTTATCACAGCTGAAATCCCTGCAGGAAGGCTTAAGTCAAACCGGCCTCATTCATTGGTATAGTCTCATACCTGTATTATTGCTGATTGTTTTAATCGTATTTAAAACCCCTGCCTTATTAACACTGGCAATCAATATAGCGGTCTCGATCGGAATATCATTCTTACATGGATCCTTGAAGCTGAACGAACTGTTCCAGGTGTTATTTGCAGGGTATGAGTCAAAAACGGGTGTGGAATCCATCGACTCGCTTTTAACAAGAGGAGGGGTCAACAGCATGATGTTCACGATTTCCCTTGTTATCCTTTCTTTAAGCCTGGGTGGAATACTATTTAAGCTTGGCATTATTCCTGTGTTACTTGATAAAGTCTCAACGATCATTCAATCAGGAAGAAGAACGATCCTTTCAACGGCTTTATCAGCCATTGGTATCAACCTGGTTGTCGGGGAGCAGTATTTGTCCATCCTATTGACGGGAGAAGCCTTTCAATCACAATATAAGAAACTTGGGTTACATCCTAAAAACTTATCACGTACGTTAGAAGATGCTGGAACAGTCATTAACCCGTTAGTACCATGGAGTGTATGCGGCATCTTCCTAACCGATGTATTAGGTGTCTCCACGCTTGAATATTTACCGTTTGCAATCTTTTGTCTCATTTCTCCAGTTATAACTATTCTTTATGGATTTACCGGCTGGACCATAGAAAAAGAACAAACTGAACCGAAGCCAATTGCATCAAACTAA
- a CDS encoding efflux RND transporter permease subunit, translated as MKISDFSIRRPVFTIVTMLLILILGGVSLSRIPLKLIPDLNPPVGVVVTNYPGASPEEVVEKVTKPLEESLSTLPGMKNIQSTSREGSNFILLEFSWATSIDDIENDVLQRMGQTPLPDGADNPRFLKFDPAQFPIIQFSLREEGKESNLKTLSENLKLELTRVEGVANVNVSGSLKDEVVIELNQQTLKENRLSQSDVINTIRANNVTSPGDTIETDGQTLTTRVMSELQSVDELKKLVLQVNPQTGKKITLGEVANVEKKQEDTNTITRANQESAILFSVLQQSDANTASVSKAFQEELDRLLQQDQYKSIKADILFDQGDYITQAIGNIANSLIIGGAFAMLVLFLFLKNVKSPLIIGVAIPYSVIVTFVLMFFADFTLNIMTLGALALGIGMLVDNAIVVIENIYRHLSLGKTPREAASIGSKEVGGAITASTLTTVAVFLPVVFISGLLGELFTEFALTISFSLLASLVVALTVIPMLASRLLKKPKGNIEAKRRRSKGRKTFTRSVKWALRHRFIVLFITALTLVAGGLGLTTVGTQFLPPTDEGFFNMRVELENGASVEETNKVVNAIEERLEKEKEVDVFVSLVGTTQEESFRGSSKGNIAEVYVKMKPLEDRERSIFTFADDVKPEVEKVAKKVNDSAEISFNLQSTSGSSPQTLTFNLRDTDPNRLNQSVDKLFNSLKDMNDVSEVTTDQMETVKEIQMKVNRDKALEQGLAPAQIGTLVQDVTRGVLTTQMVTETSDVINVFVQYDRNITENLDSLKKLLIPNGQGKYIQLNSVVDFSIEDGPVSIQRIDQQHAVQFNLKYSSSTNLGAISKAVDEKIESLDLPNETLVSFSGDRELLEDSIDDMALALGLAIVLVYMVMAAQFESFKYPFVIMFTVPLMVIGVAIALAVTQTPISISAIIGVIVLAGIVVNNAIVIVDYINQRKEAGINSFDSIVEAVQDRARPILMTALTTILGLLPLALGLGEGTEINQPMGIAVIGGLISSTLLTIYVIPIVYSFFDKETRRMKRNRQAYGNRE; from the coding sequence TTGAAAATTAGTGATTTTTCCATACGCCGCCCTGTATTCACCATTGTCACCATGCTACTCATCCTTATTCTTGGAGGGGTTTCCCTCTCGAGAATCCCGTTAAAGCTCATTCCAGATTTAAATCCTCCTGTGGGGGTCGTCGTCACCAATTATCCTGGTGCGAGTCCTGAAGAAGTGGTGGAGAAGGTGACAAAGCCACTGGAAGAAAGCTTGTCCACTTTACCAGGGATGAAAAACATCCAATCTACTTCAAGGGAAGGCTCAAACTTTATTCTCCTTGAATTTTCATGGGCAACCTCCATTGATGACATTGAGAACGATGTGCTTCAAAGAATGGGTCAGACTCCACTCCCGGATGGTGCGGATAACCCAAGGTTTCTTAAATTCGATCCTGCCCAGTTTCCGATCATTCAATTTTCGTTGCGTGAAGAAGGAAAGGAAAGTAATTTAAAAACTTTATCCGAAAACTTGAAATTGGAATTAACCCGTGTTGAGGGAGTGGCAAATGTAAACGTTTCTGGTTCACTCAAGGATGAAGTGGTCATTGAATTGAATCAGCAAACGCTGAAAGAAAATCGTCTGAGTCAATCTGACGTTATAAACACCATTAGAGCAAATAATGTAACCTCACCGGGAGATACCATCGAAACCGATGGCCAAACCTTAACCACTCGCGTTATGAGTGAATTACAGTCCGTCGATGAATTAAAAAAATTAGTTCTTCAAGTAAATCCTCAAACTGGAAAGAAAATTACTCTTGGAGAAGTCGCGAACGTTGAGAAGAAGCAGGAGGATACAAATACGATCACCCGTGCTAATCAAGAATCAGCCATCCTTTTTAGTGTGTTACAGCAATCCGACGCAAACACGGCTTCTGTCTCCAAAGCATTTCAAGAGGAACTTGACCGTTTACTCCAACAGGATCAATACAAATCAATCAAAGCTGATATTCTCTTTGATCAAGGGGACTATATTACGCAAGCCATTGGGAATATTGCAAACTCCCTGATAATTGGTGGAGCTTTTGCCATGCTTGTTCTATTTCTATTCCTGAAGAATGTAAAGAGTCCGTTAATTATCGGTGTGGCGATTCCATACTCTGTCATCGTTACATTCGTCTTAATGTTCTTTGCTGATTTCACCTTAAATATCATGACTCTTGGAGCACTTGCCCTTGGAATCGGAATGCTTGTGGATAATGCCATTGTTGTAATTGAAAATATTTATCGGCATCTTTCACTTGGAAAAACACCGAGAGAAGCTGCGAGTATCGGCTCCAAAGAAGTGGGTGGAGCCATTACGGCATCTACTTTAACAACGGTTGCAGTGTTTTTACCAGTTGTTTTTATTTCAGGGTTGCTTGGTGAGTTATTTACCGAATTTGCCCTGACCATTTCCTTTAGCTTATTAGCATCTCTCGTTGTAGCTTTAACGGTCATCCCGATGTTAGCAAGCAGATTGTTGAAGAAGCCTAAAGGAAATATCGAAGCGAAGCGCAGGCGTTCAAAAGGCAGGAAAACATTTACCCGCTCTGTCAAGTGGGCCCTTCGTCATCGATTCATCGTCCTATTTATTACTGCTCTTACTTTAGTTGCAGGTGGTCTCGGTTTAACAACAGTAGGGACACAGTTTTTACCTCCGACGGATGAAGGATTTTTCAACATGAGGGTCGAATTAGAAAATGGAGCATCCGTAGAAGAAACGAACAAAGTCGTGAATGCAATCGAAGAGAGGCTGGAAAAGGAAAAGGAAGTTGATGTTTTTGTAAGCCTGGTCGGTACAACTCAGGAAGAGTCCTTTAGAGGAAGTTCGAAAGGGAACATTGCCGAGGTTTATGTTAAGATGAAACCTTTGGAGGATCGGGAGAGATCAATATTCACTTTTGCAGATGACGTAAAACCTGAGGTCGAGAAAGTTGCGAAAAAGGTGAATGATTCTGCTGAAATTTCCTTTAACCTTCAGTCAACATCAGGTTCGAGTCCTCAAACCCTGACATTCAATTTAAGAGATACAGACCCGAATAGGTTGAATCAATCTGTGGATAAACTATTCAATTCTCTTAAGGATATGAATGACGTATCAGAAGTGACTACCGATCAGATGGAAACGGTGAAAGAAATCCAAATGAAAGTGAATCGTGACAAAGCTCTCGAACAGGGGCTGGCACCAGCTCAGATAGGTACGCTTGTGCAGGATGTAACACGGGGTGTATTGACGACCCAAATGGTTACAGAGACGTCTGATGTCATAAATGTGTTCGTACAATATGACCGTAATATTACTGAGAATTTGGACTCACTAAAAAAACTTCTAATCCCTAATGGACAAGGAAAGTACATTCAATTGAATTCCGTCGTTGATTTTTCCATAGAAGATGGTCCTGTCAGTATACAAAGAATCGATCAGCAGCACGCAGTTCAATTCAACTTGAAGTATTCATCTTCCACCAATCTCGGAGCAATCTCGAAAGCTGTGGATGAAAAGATAGAATCATTGGATCTCCCTAATGAGACATTAGTCTCATTCAGTGGCGACAGAGAGTTACTGGAAGATTCCATTGACGATATGGCACTGGCACTTGGACTGGCCATTGTTCTTGTATATATGGTGATGGCAGCACAGTTTGAATCTTTTAAATATCCATTTGTCATCATGTTTACTGTCCCACTCATGGTCATTGGTGTCGCGATAGCGCTGGCAGTCACTCAAACACCGATAAGCATTTCTGCGATCATTGGCGTCATTGTCCTGGCAGGTATTGTTGTAAACAATGCGATTGTGATTGTCGATTACATTAACCAGCGTAAAGAAGCAGGAATCAATAGCTTTGATAGCATTGTTGAAGCGGTTCAAGACCGGGCAAGACCGATCTTAATGACAGCTTTGACTACTATACTTGGCCTATTACCTCTGGCTCTGGGACTCGGGGAAGGTACAGAAATCAATCAGCCGATGGGTATAGCCGTAATCGGTGGTTTGATAAGCAGTACACTGTTAACGATTTATGTCATTCCGATTGTGTACAGTTTCTTTGATAAAGAAACGAGAAGAATGAAGAGAAATCGCCAAGCATACGGTAATAGAGAATAG
- a CDS encoding SDR family oxidoreductase, which yields MKKGIYLITGFPGFLSLNIVEELIIQDKASAIYLLHLGTMAAEAEEIVGKLTVNTKADLILVEGDITQPNLGMTEVRIGEIREKVEYVWHLAAIYDLAVPQGLAHKVNVEGTRNVNSFCKTLHRLKRYVYFSTAFVAGTRKGEIYEYELEYPTSFNNFYERTKYEAEVLVDELKGIMPITIIRPGIVKGNSETGETVKFDGPYFIMNMFKRLSFLPWIPFLGEGNSLINIVPVEYVVRASIHLGHEGIGTGKTYHLTDPQPVTVREVYEQILWHMYNKHPRGKVPLFLSNWALGFRFIRKYLKVEREALDYFTLEGRFHCHQAQEDLKGSDIQCPSLSSQIGKMVEFYLEHSSNEKFHVKIN from the coding sequence ATGAAGAAAGGGATATATTTAATCACTGGTTTTCCAGGTTTTTTAAGTCTTAACATTGTGGAAGAATTAATTATTCAAGACAAGGCTTCAGCAATCTACTTACTCCATTTAGGTACCATGGCTGCAGAAGCAGAGGAAATAGTAGGTAAGCTGACAGTGAATACAAAAGCTGACCTCATTTTAGTAGAAGGAGACATTACACAACCCAACCTTGGAATGACGGAAGTTAGAATTGGCGAAATACGCGAAAAAGTGGAGTATGTCTGGCATTTAGCTGCCATCTATGATCTCGCAGTACCTCAAGGTCTTGCTCATAAAGTAAACGTAGAGGGCACACGAAACGTTAATTCTTTCTGTAAAACTCTTCACCGATTAAAGAGATATGTTTATTTCTCTACTGCCTTTGTGGCGGGAACACGTAAAGGAGAGATTTATGAGTATGAGTTGGAGTATCCAACTAGCTTTAATAACTTCTATGAACGGACAAAGTATGAAGCTGAGGTATTAGTTGATGAACTGAAGGGCATCATGCCGATTACGATCATCCGTCCCGGTATCGTAAAAGGAAATTCAGAGACGGGTGAGACGGTTAAGTTTGATGGACCGTATTTTATTATGAATATGTTTAAGCGATTATCCTTTTTACCTTGGATACCATTTCTTGGAGAAGGTAATTCCCTCATAAATATCGTTCCCGTCGAATATGTCGTTCGAGCTTCTATACACCTCGGCCATGAAGGGATCGGAACAGGAAAAACCTATCATCTTACCGATCCACAACCAGTAACGGTAAGGGAAGTGTACGAACAGATTTTATGGCATATGTACAATAAACATCCGCGGGGAAAGGTTCCCTTGTTCCTTTCCAATTGGGCATTGGGTTTTCGATTTATTCGAAAATATTTGAAGGTTGAACGCGAAGCGCTTGATTATTTTACACTTGAAGGAAGGTTTCATTGTCACCAAGCTCAAGAAGACCTGAAGGGATCTGACATTCAATGCCCATCCCTGTCAAGCCAAATTGGAAAAATGGTTGAATTTTATCTAGAACATTCCTCTAACGAAAAATTCCATGTGAAGATTAATTAA
- a CDS encoding TerC family protein, which translates to MDASMLLEYGWVLLILVGLEGILAADNAVVMAVMVKHLPVEQRKKALFYGLLGAFVFRFAALFLISFLVNVWQVQAIGAIYLFYVSIHHFVKKRKDTGIVESESNKGSGFWTTVLKVELADIAFAVDSMLAAVALAVTLQPTGWFDVGGIDGGQFIVMFLGGIIGLVIMRFAATWFVKLLEKYPTLESAAFLIVGWVGVKLAVFTLAHPDVAILDHHFPESKPWKLVFWTVLILLSVGGYLLSRKKAKQEEAHAEAKKEAKAE; encoded by the coding sequence ATGGATGCTTCAATGTTACTGGAATATGGATGGGTATTGCTCATCCTTGTTGGTCTTGAAGGAATTCTAGCTGCTGATAATGCAGTTGTTATGGCAGTCATGGTTAAACATCTGCCTGTAGAACAAAGAAAGAAAGCACTCTTTTATGGTCTGTTAGGAGCATTTGTATTTAGATTTGCTGCACTATTTCTCATCTCGTTCTTAGTGAATGTTTGGCAAGTTCAAGCCATCGGGGCAATCTATTTATTCTATGTATCGATTCACCATTTCGTTAAAAAGAGGAAAGACACTGGAATTGTAGAGTCTGAGTCAAACAAGGGCTCAGGTTTCTGGACTACCGTATTGAAAGTGGAACTTGCAGACATCGCCTTTGCAGTTGACTCCATGTTAGCTGCCGTTGCTCTAGCTGTAACATTGCAGCCAACAGGATGGTTTGATGTAGGTGGAATCGATGGTGGTCAGTTTATCGTCATGTTCCTTGGAGGAATAATCGGCTTGGTGATTATGCGATTTGCTGCAACTTGGTTTGTTAAATTATTGGAGAAATACCCTACTTTAGAATCAGCAGCGTTTTTAATCGTCGGTTGGGTTGGTGTAAAGCTTGCTGTATTTACACTTGCTCATCCTGATGTTGCGATCCTGGATCATCATTTCCCTGAATCAAAACCATGGAAGCTCGTCTTCTGGACCGTTTTAATCCTCTTATCAGTTGGAGGATATTTATTATCACGAAAGAAAGCAAAGCAGGAAGAAGCACACGCAGAAGCCAAGAAAGAAGCCAAAGCGGAATAA
- the sigI gene encoding RNA polymerase sigma factor SigI, giving the protein MLNVLLFLLAKQKKKQTLEDMAIRIQNGDEQLLNIVLEDYKPFIKKTVSSVCKRYIYESDDEFSIGLIAFHDAILKYNHQRGSSIISFSEVIIKRKVIDYIRKNGKFQDVSIDMSLVEDDEENPNLTIEQIVSVEEYGKQQEGKKRQEEIISFQEHLSHYKLSFHELVEQSPKHEDARLNAIDIAKTVVNSKELLDYLLEKKRLPIKKLEKQVNVSRKTIERNRKYIIAITLILIGDYVYLRDYLKGRLEI; this is encoded by the coding sequence ATGCTAAATGTATTACTATTTTTACTAGCCAAACAAAAGAAGAAACAAACGCTTGAAGACATGGCGATACGAATACAAAATGGTGATGAACAATTACTGAACATAGTCTTGGAAGACTATAAGCCATTTATAAAAAAAACGGTATCTTCAGTCTGCAAACGATATATCTATGAAAGTGATGATGAATTTAGCATCGGTCTTATTGCCTTTCATGACGCTATCTTAAAATATAATCATCAGCGAGGGTCTTCCATCATTAGTTTTTCTGAAGTAATCATCAAACGGAAAGTGATTGATTATATCAGAAAAAACGGGAAGTTTCAAGATGTGAGCATCGACATGAGTCTGGTGGAGGATGATGAAGAGAACCCGAATTTAACAATCGAGCAAATTGTCTCTGTTGAAGAATATGGGAAGCAACAAGAAGGAAAGAAGAGGCAGGAAGAGATTATCTCTTTCCAAGAACATCTTTCTCACTACAAATTATCCTTTCATGAGCTAGTCGAACAGTCACCTAAGCATGAAGACGCCAGACTGAATGCCATTGACATTGCTAAAACGGTAGTGAATTCCAAAGAATTACTGGATTACCTCCTTGAAAAGAAACGGTTACCCATAAAAAAATTAGAGAAGCAGGTAAACGTTAGTAGAAAAACAATTGAGAGAAATAGAAAATATATTATTGCCATTACTCTTATTCTTATTGGAGATTATGTGTACTTACGGGATTACTTAAAAGGGCGGTTAGAGATATGA
- a CDS encoding anti-sigma factor domain-containing protein produces MKKGIIMEIKRDILVMMTSEGEFLTGRRQPNQHYTIGEEIPFFPLHHEPVKIKPTFKWNWKVSTALLTAIIVILTLFSSAFLQSNQAYAYVSVDINPSMELTLNKKQQVIKIIPYNQDAKVLLKELGDWEDMDVSEVTKEIFLLCEEMGYLKENQNVLITSSFSEDSNEQREDDLVAEINKLVLEYSTDHNMNITVKETSQEMREEASDKGMTAGSLLRESEKAETPEPAGNPEEESYDQDVLKEGMKKEENSKVENQKVELPSEEKKQKPVKSENHPKNDKPLPNENKPQEKPAQSQGKGNSSDHHNWNESNGKHNGSSNQGDIDQSRGNEDRGDREKDNQEKKNEHQDRKQNKKDND; encoded by the coding sequence ATGAAAAAAGGGATCATTATGGAAATCAAACGTGATATCCTCGTTATGATGACGTCAGAAGGGGAATTTCTGACGGGAAGAAGACAGCCCAATCAACATTATACAATTGGAGAAGAAATTCCTTTCTTTCCTTTGCATCATGAGCCTGTTAAGATCAAACCAACTTTTAAATGGAATTGGAAAGTATCGACTGCATTATTAACTGCTATAATCGTCATCCTCACCCTGTTTTCAAGTGCTTTCTTACAGAGTAACCAGGCATATGCTTATGTGTCTGTCGATATCAACCCAAGTATGGAATTGACCCTGAATAAAAAACAACAGGTGATAAAGATTATCCCTTACAATCAAGATGCCAAAGTGCTTCTAAAAGAGTTGGGTGACTGGGAAGATATGGATGTAAGTGAAGTGACAAAGGAAATCTTCCTGTTATGTGAAGAAATGGGATATTTAAAAGAGAATCAAAATGTTCTCATCACCTCTTCATTTAGTGAGGATTCAAATGAGCAGCGTGAAGATGATTTGGTTGCTGAGATAAACAAGCTTGTTCTAGAATATAGCACAGACCACAACATGAACATTACGGTGAAAGAAACATCGCAGGAAATGAGAGAAGAAGCATCTGATAAAGGAATGACTGCAGGGTCTTTATTACGTGAAAGTGAAAAAGCTGAAACACCGGAACCAGCAGGAAATCCTGAAGAAGAGAGTTATGACCAAGATGTTCTCAAAGAGGGAATGAAGAAAGAGGAGAATTCAAAGGTTGAGAATCAAAAGGTGGAATTACCATCTGAAGAGAAGAAGCAGAAACCTGTGAAATCTGAAAACCATCCAAAAAATGATAAACCTCTTCCAAATGAAAATAAGCCTCAAGAAAAACCTGCACAATCTCAAGGCAAAGGCAATTCCTCTGACCATCACAATTGGAATGAGTCCAATGGGAAACACAATGGTTCTTCTAATCAAGGTGATATAGATCAATCCAGAGGCAATGAAGACCGTGGAGATCGCGAAAAGGATAACCAAGAAAAGAAAAATGAACACCAAGATAGAAAACAGAATAAAAAAGATAATGACTAA
- a CDS encoding alpha/beta-type small acid-soluble spore protein, with translation MARSSNKLLVPGVEQYLDQVKYEIAQEFGVTLGSDTVARSNGSVGGEITKRLVKQAQSQLSGQQTK, from the coding sequence ATGGCTAGAAGCAGCAATAAATTACTAGTTCCAGGTGTTGAACAATACCTTGATCAAGTGAAATATGAAATTGCTCAAGAATTTGGTGTAACACTTGGATCAGATACAGTAGCTCGCTCTAACGGATCCGTTGGAGGAGAAATTACAAAACGTCTGGTTAAACAAGCTCAATCACAACTATCTGGACAACAAACTAAATAA
- a CDS encoding TrkH family potassium uptake protein, whose translation MWYKLRLNLNKLTPAQVIVTFYLIAVTVATILLSLPFAHKPGAEWSFIDAIFTSVSAVSVTGLTVVSTADTFNTTGIFLLVFVLQFGGIGIMTLGTFFWLLVGKKIGLKERRLIMTDQNQTNLSGLVHLLKQILLLIIVIELVGAFILGVYFLSYYQSFQEAFIHGLFASVSATTNAGFDITGQSLIPFKDDYFVQFITIILLTLGAIGFPVLIETKDYLMNKKRSKHHFSLFTKITTITFGILLIFGTLVIWLFEYDRFFSGMSWHESFFYSLFQSSSTRSGGLATMNVAEFSTPTLLVLSALMFIGASPSSVGGGIRTTTFALNILFLFHFARGNKTIKIFRREVHEQDIIKSLVVTMVAVLICFVSVVILTITEDHSLIEIIFEVASAFGTTGLSLGITSDLSSIGKCVIIALMFIGRVGILSFLFMIGGKEKTTKYHYPKERVIIG comes from the coding sequence ATGTGGTATAAATTAAGATTAAATTTGAATAAATTAACTCCTGCTCAAGTCATTGTAACCTTTTATCTAATTGCCGTTACTGTGGCAACGATTCTATTGAGCTTACCATTCGCCCATAAACCCGGCGCAGAGTGGAGTTTTATTGATGCTATTTTCACTTCCGTCAGTGCGGTGAGTGTGACGGGCTTGACGGTTGTAAGTACCGCCGATACGTTCAATACAACAGGGATTTTCTTATTGGTATTTGTCTTACAATTCGGTGGAATTGGGATCATGACTCTTGGAACTTTTTTCTGGCTTTTGGTTGGTAAGAAAATAGGGCTGAAAGAACGTCGATTGATTATGACGGATCAAAATCAAACCAATCTATCCGGCCTTGTTCATCTATTAAAGCAAATATTATTGCTTATCATTGTTATTGAATTAGTGGGTGCGTTTATTTTAGGGGTTTATTTCCTGAGTTACTATCAAAGCTTTCAGGAAGCATTCATCCACGGACTTTTTGCCTCAGTGAGTGCTACGACTAACGCTGGTTTTGATATAACCGGTCAATCACTCATCCCTTTTAAAGATGACTATTTTGTCCAATTTATTACAATCATCTTACTCACATTAGGGGCAATTGGATTTCCAGTATTAATCGAGACAAAAGACTATTTAATGAACAAGAAGAGAAGCAAACATCATTTCTCATTATTCACTAAAATTACGACCATTACATTTGGTATATTATTAATTTTCGGTACGTTGGTTATATGGTTGTTTGAATATGATCGATTTTTTTCAGGTATGTCTTGGCATGAATCATTCTTTTACTCCCTATTTCAATCTTCATCGACGAGGAGTGGCGGTCTTGCTACCATGAATGTAGCAGAGTTTTCAACTCCTACATTACTTGTTTTGAGTGCGTTAATGTTCATTGGGGCATCTCCAAGCTCAGTGGGTGGGGGAATTAGGACAACAACCTTTGCCCTGAATATTTTGTTCTTATTCCACTTCGCCAGAGGCAATAAAACGATTAAAATCTTTAGAAGAGAAGTACACGAACAGGACATCATTAAATCGCTGGTCGTTACGATGGTAGCCGTCCTTATATGTTTTGTATCAGTCGTTATTTTAACAATTACAGAAGATCACAGTCTTATTGAAATAATCTTCGAAGTTGCTTCTGCCTTTGGAACAACGGGTTTATCATTGGGGATCACCTCTGACCTTTCATCAATTGGAAAGTGTGTGATTATAGCCCTCATGTTTATCGGTCGAGTCGGCATTCTATCCTTCCTGTTTATGATAGGAGGAAAAGAGAAAACAACTAAATATCATTATCCCAAGGAAAGAGTTATCATTGGATAG